A stretch of DNA from candidate division WOR-3 bacterium:
TTATAATAATGGCCACATAATGCTTGCTCCTTATAAACACACAGGTTTTCTTGAGGAACTTAGTAGAGAGGAAATTTACGAGCTTACTACGCTCCTTCAGGAGTGGCTAAAGGTAATAAAGGAGGCGATGAATCCTGAAGGATTTAACATCGGAATGAACCTTGGAAGAGTGGCTGGAGCGGGCTTTGAGGACCACTTACATTATCATATTGTTCCAAGATGGAATGGGGATACAAACTTTATGCCAATAATTGGTGAAACTAAGGTTATCCCAATGTCTTTTCGTGAGTCGTATGAACTTTTACTTAAGACCTACAAAGAAAATTTTAAAAAAGTTAAAAAATAGTATTGACAAAATAAAGAAATTCTTTATAATTCTTAAGAAGGAAATCTTAAACCAAAACTTTAAGGAGGTGTTCTTATGAAGAGGTTATGTATGTTGGTAGGTGGGCTGCTTCTTGTATTAGTAGTAAATGCTGATGTAATTATTATTGAAGAACCGTTTAAGCTTGAGTCCTTTAGGCATCAAGCCACAGCTTCCATTGAAGACGACCTTGATAACGGAATAGATGGAACGGATATTTTTAAAGTGGAAGGAGCTCGGATATACACAAACTTGAGTAACCTTGTCTCAGGTACAGAAACCCAGTTTGATAACTCAAACTCAGAAAATGCAGTCGTGATTGGAGCTATAAGCCCAATTTATAAGGGTTGGAAAGCTGCTATATTTTATGGTAATGCAAATTATATTGGTTCTATAGATAACTCATCTACTTTTGTTGATCTTCTTAACACGGATACAGATGAGCCTTTTGATGTAAAGAGAACTACAGAAACAATCACAACTTCTAATGAAAGTGAAGATAGAAATTGTATACTTCTAAATATTGGAAAAGTTTTAGGTGAAGGTTCTAATCTAGCTCTAACTTACAAAAGAATTGGTGTAAAAACTGGAGAAGATTCTGATGAAACTACAGAATATATAGAAAATGACATTGATAATTCTAGGATTACAGCTTATCAGAAGGAGAATGAGAATGAGAAAATGGAAAACTCTATTCCTGTAAATCTTTTAGCTCTTTCTTATACAAGACCATATAAAGGGCTTGAACTGAGAGGGGACTTATACCTAATTATGGGTGCGATGAATGATGAGGAGAGTGGTTTTTCAAGATTTTTCCAGGACTTCTCTCCTTCAGATGCCCAGATTGATGAGCTACTTGATTCAAATTTATATAATTCTAAAGATAATGTTAAAGAAAATCTTATAGGAGTTTCTCTTAGACTTGGTGATGTAAATGAATTTGGTTTATGGGAACTTGGATGTAATCTTGGAATGATTTTTGGTAGTGGAGATTATGAGTATTCTGAATATCTCCATGAGATCTATCGGGATCAGATAGCAACTGGAATAATCCTTATAGATGAAGTTGAAAATGGTGGTACTATTGGTTCAATATCTCCTTCAGGGTGGAATATGGGTCTTTTCGGAAAAGCAGAGTGGCAGATAAGCCCAAATGTTCGTTGGGGGGTTGGCTTAATTTATAATAATCTCTCTGGAACTTTAAAGTATGATTTAGATTACTCTTTAGATAATCGTTATACTTTTAATAATGGGAATGGGGTAAATGATTGGGCTGACTCTACGAGAACCGAAGAAGGAGGAATTTCATTAGTTAGGACCCAGAAGCTAAGTATAAATAATATTGCTATACCAACAGGGATTGAGATAAGCTTTGGTAAACATAAAGATTGGGCTCTCCGTTTTGGAGCTTTGGGAATTACTTCGAAGTCTTCTGTGACTTCTTCCCAAGAGTATGATGAAAACTCTATCCAGAGGAACACCGTAACTACTGTTCGTGGAGATGGTAGTAGAACGGAAACAATAGATGATGAGGTAGTTTACACAGATGGAGAAGCCACAGAAGGTTCTACAAGTAGGTCTGTATATTACACTTATGGCCTCGGTTGGAAGCCTTCCAGAGATTTATCTCTTGATCTTATTGGGATGTTTGATGGAGAAGGAGAGTTACTCTCTACAGATTGGTTTAAGTCTTTAAAGATCTCAGCTACTATTGTTATTAGATAGTTATTGATTTCATCTTAAGAACCCCTAAGGTAAAAACCTTAGGGGTTCTTTTTTATTATATGTAAAATTGAAGACTCTTAATTTACTTTAAAAAAGGGGACCACTCTGGAGAAAATATAGTAAAACCATTTGTGAGTTTACGTTGTCTTGTTCCATCCCAGTTCATTGTCCAAAGTTCATACTGTCCTGTTCTATTAGAAGTAAAAACAATATGTAATCCATCTGGAGACCAAGATGGATCTTCGTTGTTCCCTTCAAAGGTGACCTGGACTGGCTGAAAGCCATTAATATCTGTAATAAAGATTTGTTGAGAATAATCTGATTGCCTTGAAACATATGCAATTAAATCACCTCTTGGCGACCAGGAAGGAGAAGTATTATAATTACCATGGTAAGTCAATCTTCTAAGATTCCCCCCGTAAATGTCCATAATGTAAATCTGAGGTGTCCCAGATCTGTCAGAGACAAAGGCAATTTCTCTACCATTTGGAGAAAAAACAGGAGAGCAGTCAACCGAACTTGTGTAAGTGAGCCTATTCAATTTTTTATTTTCCAAATCAAGAATATAAATTTCAGCGTTTCCATCTTTTGAGAGAGTTAAAGCGACCTTTGTCCCATCCGGAGACCAATCTGGTGCATAATTTAACCCTTTATAAGAAGAAATTGTTCTTAGACTTTTTGTGTTAAGATCTAATAAATTTAACACTAGCCGATCAACATCATATGAAGAATATAATATCCTTCCTCCAGAAGGTTCCCAAGTTGGAAAAAGATTTAAACTACCATTTACCGTAAGAGGAATAAAATTATAGCCATCATAATCAATTAATCCTAATTCTTTTGCTGGTCCTTTTTTATAAGAAAATACAATTTTTGTTGAAGCAATTCCTTTTTCTCCCGTTAGGGTTTCAATAATATTATCTGAGATTTTATGAGCAAAGCTTCTTAATTCACCTTTAACTTCTAAATTAAAAGCCACTATTTTTTCTTTTGACTTTAAATCCTTTAAAATAATTTCTAAGTTTGGTTCATTTCCAATTCCTTGCAGGACTACCCCACTTTTATCAGGGTTTTGAAGAGAAGAGGTGTCCGAGTAAATATCAAAATATAAAGAGTAATCAAGATCATATTTTATAATTCCCTCAATTATTTCTATATTTTTCTTAAAAGTAGAAGAACCCTCAGCCTTGAATGTTTCCATAAATAGATTTATTTTCCCTCCCCCATAGTCAGTGAGTCTAAGGAAGACCTCTTGGGCGAAAAGAATCTTAGAAACAGAAATAAATATTAGAGTAAAAATAAACTTTTTCATTTTCCTGTTAAGAATTCTAAGTGGACTTTTAGGTAATCTTCAGAAAATTCCTCAGGTAGAGGCGGAAGCTTCTTTGTAAGAGAGACGGCTCTTATTGTGGATTCATTATATAAATTATCTCCAGAATCATATTCAAGACGAATATTTGAAATTACACCATCTTTATCTACCTCAAAGTAAACAATGCTTTTTAAAATAACATCTTTTTCTCGATAAGGATTATTCCAATTTCCCGCAATTTTATTTAATAAAATGTTTAGATAATAAGAATAAGTAAAACCTCTCCCGCTTCCCGTATAAATTCGAGGGGTAATATCTGGCAATCCTTTAGTTGTTTTTGAGGTGGTTTCTTGCTTTATTTCCTTCTTTTTGTTTTCTGGAGGTCTCTTTTTTTCTTTTTGAGGTTTTGTTTTTTCCTCTAAAGGAAGAGGTTTACTTGCCACTTTTGGTTGAGGAAGGGGCGCAAAACTGACCTTATAAACTTCAATCTGAGGAATCTTTTTAAAACTGCTTCTTGTGGATATTCCAACAATAGAGAAAATTGTGGAATGGAGTAATAAAGAAAAAAGATAGTAGCGATTCATTCTTTCTCCGAAACTTCTGCCACAAGCCCTAATTCTTTCACACCTACCTTTTTAATCTTACCTATAATTTTAACGACAAAACCATAATCTAAACTCTTGTCTGCCTTAAGATAAACAATTACACCAGGAGGTTTTTCCTTTAATATTGTAGTAAGCTTCGATTCGAAATCCTTTAAGGAAATGGGGGAATCTTCTATGAACAGAGTTTTATCTTCTTTTATTGTTATTGTTAATCCTTCTTCGTCTTGAGGAAGTGAAGCTTCTATTTCGGGTAAATCTACACTAATTCCAGGGGTCATCATTGGAGCGGTTATGATAAAAACGACTAAAATTGTAAGAGCGACATCAACGAGATTTGTGATATTTAAGTCTTGAATTAGACCGTTATTTCTCTTCACTTTCAACTAATTTCTTTTTGAGATTTGCAAATGCCTCACTTATAAATTTATCAAGTTCTGAATCCAATTTTATTATCCTACTCCTTAAGGAGTTATTAAATACTAAAGCTGGTATTGCCACTAATAGTCCATAGACAGTCGTGATTAAAGCATCAGATATTCCTGGAGCGACAACTGTAATGTGTGCTGAGCCCCTAGCTCTAATCTCTAAAAAGGCTTCCATAATTCCCCACACGGTTCCCAAAAGCCCTAAGAAAGGAGCTGTGGCTACAATTGTCCCTAAGACAGGTAAGCTATTTTCTAAGTTTTCTATTTCGCTTATTTTTGTTCTTTCCATTGCGAGTTTTATATTATCAGCAAGTTCTACTTTTTTAGGGTTGGAGCTTGTTTTTAGTGTTTTAAATTCTTCAAGACCACTTTTTAAAATTTTTCCGTAAGAGCTTTTATCCAATAAATATAATTGTTTTTCTATTTCTTCAGAGTTTTTTATAATTTGATAACTCGTAAAAAAATTTTGATTCATTCTTCTTATTGATTTCAAATCATGTAGTTTTTTAAAAAATATAGCCCAGGAAGAAATAGAAGAGAAAACCAAAATAATCATTATAATTTGGGCAACAAAGCCTGACTCAAGAAAAACTTGAAAGATATTCATTTTTTCAATTGAGTTTTTGCAAGATTAGCTTCTGGCGAATTTGGAAATTCGGTTAACACCCTTTCGAAATACATCCTTGCGGTTTTTAAATCTTTTGCTTCTTTATAGATTAATCCGATTTTATATAAAGCCGTAGGGACTTTGTTACTTTCAGGATAAACGTTTTTTAATTCATTAAATGTGTCAACTGCTTCTTGCATTTTTCCCATCGCATAATAACACTCTCCAATCCAGTATAAGGCATTGTCAGAGAGAGACGAATTGGGAGCAACTTTAAGATAAGATTTAAATCCACTTATTGCTTCAGAATAATTACCTTTCACATAGTTTAGGTAAGCTGATTCATAAGTTATTCTTGCTTCTGGAGGTATAGAAGCTCCTTCCCCAGTGTCTGGGACAGCACTTTTAGCTCTTCCTCTTGTAGCAAGAAGGGCTTCTGTTTCGCTTAATCTGTTATTCAACATTTCTAATTTTTCGGTAAGTTCTTCCATCTTTGTATATAAATCTGCTCTTAATTGAGTTATTTCTTTTGATTGTTTAGAAGTATAATACCTTAAACTGTCAAGCTCCCAGAAATAATTATTCCACCTTGCTCTTGTAGTACATCCTTTTAAGGCAAGGAGTGCAATAAAAGCACTCCCTACCTTTTTTAAATTTTTAAAAAGCATTTTTTAAGTTAAACTTAACTTTAATTATTTACTTTATAGTGAACTCGCACCTTCTGTTTTTCTTAAGATCTTTTGGGTCAAGAGGTCTTTCCTCACCATAGCTGATTGTGGATAGCTGAGTTGAAG
This window harbors:
- a CDS encoding HIT domain-containing protein; this encodes YNNGHIMLAPYKHTGFLEELSREEIYELTTLLQEWLKVIKEAMNPEGFNIGMNLGRVAGAGFEDHLHYHIVPRWNGDTNFMPIIGETKVIPMSFRESYELLLKTYKENFKKVKK
- a CDS encoding Tol-Pal system beta propeller repeat protein TolB; amino-acid sequence: MKKFIFTLIFISVSKILFAQEVFLRLTDYGGGKINLFMETFKAEGSSTFKKNIEIIEGIIKYDLDYSLYFDIYSDTSSLQNPDKSGVVLQGIGNEPNLEIILKDLKSKEKIVAFNLEVKGELRSFAHKISDNIIETLTGEKGIASTKIVFSYKKGPAKELGLIDYDGYNFIPLTVNGSLNLFPTWEPSGGRILYSSYDVDRLVLNLLDLNTKSLRTISSYKGLNYAPDWSPDGTKVALTLSKDGNAEIYILDLENKKLNRLTYTSSVDCSPVFSPNGREIAFVSDRSGTPQIYIMDIYGGNLRRLTYHGNYNTSPSWSPRGDLIAYVSRQSDYSQQIFITDINGFQPVQVTFEGNNEDPSWSPDGLHIVFTSNRTGQYELWTMNWDGTRQRKLTNGFTIFSPEWSPFLK
- a CDS encoding TonB C-terminal domain-containing protein yields the protein MNRYYLFSLLLHSTIFSIVGISTRSSFKKIPQIEVYKVSFAPLPQPKVASKPLPLEEKTKPQKEKKRPPENKKKEIKQETTSKTTKGLPDITPRIYTGSGRGFTYSYYLNILLNKIAGNWNNPYREKDVILKSIVYFEVDKDGVISNIRLEYDSGDNLYNESTIRAVSLTKKLPPLPEEFSEDYLKVHLEFLTGK
- a CDS encoding biopolymer transporter ExbD — translated: MKRNNGLIQDLNITNLVDVALTILVVFIITAPMMTPGISVDLPEIEASLPQDEEGLTITIKEDKTLFIEDSPISLKDFESKLTTILKEKPPGVIVYLKADKSLDYGFVVKIIGKIKKVGVKELGLVAEVSEKE
- a CDS encoding MotA/TolQ/ExbB proton channel family protein, with amino-acid sequence MNIFQVFLESGFVAQIIMIILVFSSISSWAIFFKKLHDLKSIRRMNQNFFTSYQIIKNSEEIEKQLYLLDKSSYGKILKSGLEEFKTLKTSSNPKKVELADNIKLAMERTKISEIENLENSLPVLGTIVATAPFLGLLGTVWGIMEAFLEIRARGSAHITVVAPGISDALITTVYGLLVAIPALVFNNSLRSRIIKLDSELDKFISEAFANLKKKLVESEEK
- the ybgF gene encoding tol-pal system protein YbgF; its protein translation is MLFKNLKKVGSAFIALLALKGCTTRARWNNYFWELDSLRYYTSKQSKEITQLRADLYTKMEELTEKLEMLNNRLSETEALLATRGRAKSAVPDTGEGASIPPEARITYESAYLNYVKGNYSEAISGFKSYLKVAPNSSLSDNALYWIGECYYAMGKMQEAVDTFNELKNVYPESNKVPTALYKIGLIYKEAKDLKTARMYFERVLTEFPNSPEANLAKTQLKK